The sequence CTATCACGCCGGCAGCGTGGTGGTGGATCATATCCAGCGTGACCAGGACGCCATGCAGGGGTTCCAGGACCGCTTCGCCGGGTTCGGCGAGATGTTCGCCCAGGTGTTCCGGAGCGCTGGGGTACCGGCCGCCGTCGGGGAGATTCCCGGGGAGTACTGCCCGGGGGAGTACTCGGTGCACACGTCGCTGCCGCCAGGGCCGGGCGGTGCCGAGCGTGGACCGGTGAAGCTGGCGGGCACGGCGCAGCGCGTCGTCAAAGGGGCCTGGTTGTTCTCGTCATCGATCGTGGTGGAGGATCCCGCGCCGATCCGGGCTGTGCTCGTGGATGTCTACGAGGCACTCGGCCTGGACTGGGATCCGGCGACTGCGGGGGCAGCCACTGACGCAGTTCCGGGACTGGATGTGGAGACGTTCGCGGCCGGGCTGCGCGCGGCCTATCAGCCCGTTGAAGACCGGCCCTGGGCTGATCTGCTCGAGGCGGTTCCGCCCCGGTAGTCCACCCCGCCGTCAGCGCGCTGCGAGACGCCGATGCAACTCGCGCTTCGGCACCGGGGTGAAGCCGGCGTCCAGGTAATGGTCGCGGATCTCCCGTTCCTTGCGGAGGAGGGACCAGCCTCGCTGGAGGAGGAAGGGGACCGGTTTCCGGCGTTCCGCGAGGTCGCGCGCCAACCGGCGGGCCGCCGTCGTGAGCCGTTGCTGGTCGATGTACCAGGCCTGGAAGTCGACACCGAGCCGGGTGAGGATGCGGGGGAGCTCTGCGGCGAAGATGCCCTCCGCGACGATCGGTCCTCCGGCCAATTCGAGGTCCACGTGGCCGGTGATGGATGACGTGGTGATGGAGTAGTCGGGCACGCGGGTGCGGCCGGTCTCCCGGAGTTCGATGATCGCGTCCACGGCGGCGCGTGCATTCCACGTCAGCGGGTCGTCCCAGTCGATCTCACCGTAGGCGGTGCGGGGGAACGAATACTCCGGGTCACCCTTCTGATCCTCGGAGATCTCCCGGTAGAAGGAGTCCAACAGCAGGTGCGGCCGGCCGTAGGTGCGGGCCAGATAGGACTTGCCCGAACCGGAGGCCCCGCCCAACAGGACGAAGCCTCCGGAATGGTGCTCGGATGATGCGGTACTCACAGAGTCGGTGTTCCCGTCAGAGACTGAAGGCGCCTGACGGGAAACCGGTCCGGCGGTCAGTGACCGCGGTCGATCCACTCCTGCAGGTGCGGGGCTTCGGCGCCGATCGTGGTGGAGTCCCCGTGGCCGGTATTGACCGTGGTCTCATCCGGCAGCGTCAGCAGCCGGTCCTTGATCGACTCCACGATGGTACCGAAGTCCGAATAGGACCGCCCCGTGGCACCCGGTCCGCCCTGGAAGAGAGTGTCGCCGGAGAAGACGACGCCCTGGGTTCCGGACTCGCTGACCAGTTCCGGGGAGTGGAAGCAGACCGAGCCGGGGGAGTGCCCCGGGGTGTGCAGTGCGGTGAGCTGGATGCCGGCCACGGTGAACGCCTCGCCGTCGGCGATGGTGCCGTCAGGGGCCTGGTCCGGGTAGACGGTGTCCCACAGCATCCGATCGGCCTCGTGCAGCAGCACGGGGGCGTCCACGAGGGAGCGGAACATCTGGACGGCACGGATGTGGTCGTCGTGCCCATGGGTCAGCAGGATGGCCAGGACCTGGCGTCCGTTGACGGCCTTCTGCACCTCGAGGGCGTCGTGGGCGGGATCGATGACCACGCAGGTCTCGTCGTCGCCGACGATCCACACGTTGTTGTCCACCTCCCAGGTGCCCCCGTCCAGGGAGAAGGTGCCGGAGGTGACGATCTTGTTGATGCGAGCCATCAGAGCACCACCACCGAGCGGAGGACGTCACCGGAGTGCATCTTGGCGAAGGCGGCCTCGATGTCGCCGAGGCCGATGGTCTCGGTGACGAAGGCGTCCAGGTCCAGGCGGCCCAGGTTGTACTGGTCGATCAGCATCTGGAAGTCGCGGGACGGCAGGCAGTCGCCGTACCAGGAAGACTTGAGGGATCCGCCGCGGCCGAAGATATCGGCGAGGGGCAGTTCCAGCTGCATCTCCGGCGTCGGGACGCCGACGAGGACGACGCGGCCGGCGAGGTCGCGGGCGTAGAAGGCCTGCTTGTAGGTCTCGGGGCGGCCGACGGCGTCGATGACGAGATCGGCACCGAATCCTCCGGTGAGGGCCTGGATGGCCTCGACGGCGTCCTGGTCCTGGGAGTTGACCGTGTGGGTGGCTCCGAGCTCAACCGCCTTGTCCAGCTTCCGCTGGTCCAGGTCCACGGCGATGATGGTGGTGGCCCCGGCCAGTTTGGCGCCGGCGATGGCGGCCGTGCCGACACCGCCGCAGCCGATGACGGCCACGGACTCGCCACGCTTGACCTCACCGGTGTTGATGGCGGCGCCGATGCCGGCCATGATGCCGCAGCCGAGCAGCCCGGCAGCAGCGTTCTGCTCGTCAGAGACGCCCTCGACCTTGGTGCACTGGCCGGCTGCGACCAGGGTCTTCTCGGCGAAGGCGCCGATGCCCAAGGCCGGATCGAGTTCGGTGCCGTCCTCGAGCGTCATCTTCTGGGTGGCGTTGTGGGTGTTGAAGCAGTACTGGAGCTGGCCCTTCTTGCAGGCGCGGCACTCTCCGCAGACGGCTCGCCAGTTGAGGATGACCTTGTCACCGACAGCCACGTCCGTGACGCCCTCGCCGATCTGGGAGACGACACCGGTGGCCTCGTGGCCGAGCAGGTAGGGGTAGTTGTCACCGATGCCACCTTGGACGTAGTGCAGGTCGGTGTGGCACACGCCGCAGGTGAGGATGTCGACGACGGCTTCACCCGGACCCGGATCCGGAATGACGATGGTCTCGATGCTGACGGGGGCGTCCTTCGCCGTGGCGACGACCGCCTGGACCTTCTGGGGCACGGTGCTGCTCCTTCCGGGGCCCGCGGTGGGGCAGGGCTCCGACTCGTGGGTGGTTTCAGACCCATCCCATCACATCTGGCGCGGCGTGGGTGGCACGTTCCCTGTGAGACGTATCCGACGGCCCTTGGATTTGCGTTGTGGATATCTGTGACGTGGTTCATGGTGCTTTGTTTAGACTGGTCGGGAATCGGGTAGGCGGGATCTGCCTGGTGCGGAGCGTTGATGAGTGTTGGCAAGCCGTGGGGACGGCGTACTGCCTCGTCTGGGAATGAGTTGGTTTCCGGGTTCGTGGTCGGTGGCCCTGTGGCCCTGAGGGAGGGGTCTGCATGACCGATCCGGTGAATCGTCCTGTTCGACTGGCTGGTCTGGCCGGTGTGGTGGCGGTGGGTTTGGTGTTGGCCGGGTGTTCTGGTGATGGGGGAGAGGGGGCGTCGTCCTCCGCTGCGCCGAGTGCTACAGAGGTCTCGACCGGTTCTGCGTCGCCAACTGGTACTGGATCCGACAGCGCGTCGCCGAGTTCGTCCGCCTCAGGTACGTATGAGCCGGCCACCGAGACGTCGCCGGCCACGAACGTACCGATACCCGAAATGCCCGAAGCGGCAAAGGAGCCGACCGAAGAAGGGCTGGAAGCCGCAGTCGAGTTCTGGTGGGAGGCTGCGTACTACCTGCAACTGACCGGTGAATCCGGACCCTTCGAAGCGATTTCGGCAGAAGAGTGCATTATCTGCCAGGACCAACTCAGCAATTGGAAGGATCTATACGGTTCAGGTGGTTGGTCTACTGGATCTGAGTTCGACATTGAGCGGCTGGTCGTGGACCTCAACGATGACGGCACAGGGACGACCGTCATGGAGGTCATAGAAGGACCGACCCATCAATACCGCTCCTCAGGTGAGGAATACGCATCCGAGGATGCAGATAAGACGTTCCAAACTTCCTGGTCCGGATATGCCACATTCGATGACCCGTCGGGGCATTGGATCATCGAAGAGCTCGTCGTTCAGTCAGACAGCGAAATAGATGGATAACCGAGACACTATGCCTTCAAGGCATCACAAGTGGAGTGTGAGCGGGGTTCTAGCCTTATGCATGACTGTTGCGGTAATCGGAGTCTCTGCAGGGGCCGCCATTGCCGATGACGACCCTCAGGGCAGAGTTCGCGGCGGTGGAATTGATGTTTCGCTCCAAGACGAGCAAAAGCAACGAGTCGAGCAAGTCGTTGATCGACTGATGGATGAGCTGCCGCGGCATTTGGAAACAGGTAGCAATGTCATAGAGCGTGACAGGGTCGATGTCCAAACGCCGTACTGCCTTGGGCTGGACGAAGGGGACGGCAATGGCTACTTGGACTGCTTTCAAATGGAACAAGCGCGCTGCACTGTAGATGGAAGCCAGTACGTAATCAACGCGTTCTACTTGACCAGTGATCCGTCCGTTGTGCACCGATACGGTGTGCCTTATTGCTCGAACCCGATTGACCCCGTGATTTCCGATCCGGCTGCGAACAACGAGGATGCTCCGCCGATGCCGGTGGTGACGTTGGCTGATTTTCGCCGTCTGGATATCGCTCCGTCGGAGATTGAGTCGGACTCTGGTGGCTTCGGGCTGATTCGTGGGAACACGAACTTCTTCGCGACCGAGGAGGATCAGACGTTGAACACCACGATGCTGGGTCAGCAGGTGGCGATTCAGGCGGTGCCGGTGCAGTGGACCTGGGACTACGGGGACGGCTCGGAACAATTGTCGAATCCGTATCCGGGTGGGCCGCAGGTGGAGTTCAACCAGGAGACCACCACCAGTCACGTCTACGAGGACACCGGCCAATACCCGGTGGGGCTGACGACGTCCTACCGGGGCCAGTTCTCGGTCAACGAGGGTCCCTGGATCGCGATCCCGGGCACCGCCGAGGTCCCGAGCGAACCGGTCACCGCGGACATCTGGCGGTCCAAGTCCAAGAACGTCGCCGAGGACTGCCACGAGAACCCCGAGGGTTGGGCCTGCGGCAACCCCTTCGTTGAAGGTTGATCGCCGAAGACTGATCCCCGGCGGTTGACCACGCGGCGAGAGACTGCGGCAGACTGAAGCCATGTGCGGACGGTATGTGATGGCCAGAGCCATTGGTGATCTGGTGGCGGACTCGGGTGCTGACCTCGACGAGGAACTGGTGTTGCCGCCGAATTGGAATGTGGCGCCCACCGATGATGTGGCCGTGGTGCTGGAACGTGCCGTGCCGACGTCGGGCCCCGAGGCCGGAACGCGGCGGGAGATCCACGTGGCCCGGTGGGGACTGATCCCGCCGTGGGCCAAGGACCTGTCCGTCGGTTCGAGGGCGTTCAACGCGCGGTCTGAAACCGTCACGGAGAAGCCGACGTTCCGCTCCGCGGTGAAGGCCCGCCGCTGTGCCGTCCCCGTGGACGGCTACTACGAATGGCTCAAGCCGGACCCGGGCGCGCCCAAGTCCGCGAAGAAGCGTCCCTTCTACGTCCACTCCGCAGACGGCTCGCCGACCTACTTCGCGGGACTCTATGAGTGGTGGAGAGACGAATCCATGCCGGAGGGTGACCCGGGGCGGTGGCTGTTGAGTTGCACCATCCTCACGGGGCCCTCGCCCGGCGCCGCTGACCTCGAATCGGCCCGGAATGACGGTGTGAACCAGGCGGGGCTCGACACCCTGGAGCAGCTGGGTGGATTGCACGACCGGCTCCCGCTGCCCCTGGACCGGGACACCCTGGATGCCTGGTTGGACCCCGTGAAGCTCCCGTCCGCGGAGGCGGCCGAGGCTCTGGTGGCTCAGGTGCGCGAGCAGGCCTATCGGACCGCGTCCGCCTGGACTCTGGATGAGGTGGGCACTGCTGTCGGCAACGTCCGCAACAACGGTCCGGAGCTCATCGAGCCCCTGGAATCCCTCCTCTGACGGCTGGGGTTTCCCGGCTCTAGCCTGCCTCCGTTCCACACCCTCTGGGCCCACGTCAGCCCCGATTTGTGCACCGATCCTGCCCCGGATCCCTATCGTGTCCGGGCTCTGCCCTAGTCTCATTCTTGGTGTTAGAACACGTGTTCGAATACCATGGTGGGGGTGCGGCCGGTCCTTCCCGTCGGCCGTTTCACTTCCCACCGCCCCACCGGACAGCCCCGGTTTCGGGCCCGCCGTTCCTTCCCAGACGGCAGGGCACGACGCCGGCCCGGGCTGCTCCCGGACGAACCCGCCGGCCACGTGCCGGAGGGCGGAAAACGGCATGAGAAGTCACGACGAGAACAGGGCAGGAATCACGTCCCATGGGAATCTTCACTCAATCGGTCGCCGTTGGATGCACCACGGCAGGGGCCCCGGAGCGCCTGGAGTGGAACGGTCGGATCTACGTACTGGCGGCCGAGCCGGTGCGCTGGTACGAGCGGCGCAAGTGGTGGACCGAGGAGCGCCGGGCCGAGCGGGGCCGCGGTGCCGGTTTGGTGGACCACGAGGTCTGGCGGGTCCAGGTGCGCCTGGAGAAGGCGCGCAACGCACCATTGCTGACCTTGGACCTCTCCCACCATGTCGACTCCGGCCGCTGGCGGTTGGTCCGCGTCCATGACGGTGCCGCGGTGCGCCTCAAGGAGAGTGCTTGATGGGCGCCGCCCCGGGCTTTCCGCATCTGCACGTGGCCAGTGCCTTCAGCTCCCATTACGGGGTGTCCTGGCCCGCTGAGCTGGCCGCAGCCGCCGCCGCGGACGGCGCGGAGGTACTGGCCTGCACGGACCGGGACGGGCTCTACGGCACGGCCAAGCATGTCAGTGCCTGCCTGGAGCAGGGGCTGGCCCCGGTGATCGGGGTGGACCTCGCGGTGGCCTGGGGCAAGCAACGGGCGAATCCCGCTGGCCGAGTGGTCGTGCTGGCCCGAGGCGGTACGCAGGGCACGGGGTACCGAGCGCTGGTCCGGCTCATCTCGGCAGCGCATGCCCACACCACGGGTGGCTCTGCGGGGGGAACGCCGTATGTCACGATGGCCGAACTGGCCGAGTGGTCCGCCGGCAGGCACCACGGTGCCCCGCCGGAACTGTTCGTGCTGCTGGGGCCGGGATCCGACGTCGGGCGGCTGATGGCCGCGCGCAAGTACACGGCCGGCCGGGCGCTGCTGCGTCAGTGGAAGGCCGCACTGCCCGCCGGATCCCTGCGGGTGGAGGTGGTCTGCCATCTCTCTGCGCCGGGGGAGAAACTGTCAGCCGCCCACGCCGTGAAGATGCTGCGCGCCGCCCGGGAGACCAAGGTTCCGGCGGTGCTGACCAACGCGGTGCGCTATGCGACGCCGGACGGAGCCGCCACCGCGGACGTCCTGGACGCCGCCCGGGCCCTGAGCTCCCTTGAAGCCCTCACCGACCTGCAGCCCAACGGGCAGGGCTGGCTGAAGCCCGCGGGGTCCATGCACCAGATCGCCCTGGAGATCTGCGAGGCGGCGGGATCCGGGACGGAGGGGCGGGCCGGCGGCAGCGCCGAAGGGGTCACGGCCCTGCTGGATGACACCCATGCCCTGGCCGATGCCTGCCGGATGGACCCCGGTCCGGACCTGGGCTGGAGGCGGCCCACCGTGCCGGAGGCCTCGGTCATCGGGATCACTGGGGACCCGGTCAACGAACTGTGGAACCGCACTCTCGGCGGGGTTTCCGACCGCTTTCCGGGCCTCTATACCGGGACCCGTTTTGCGTCGTCGGCGGCAGGCCAGGACCTGGAGAAGCGGTTGGAGCATGAGCTGGGCATCATCAACCGGCTCGGCTTCGCCAGCTACTTCCTGACCGTGGCCGAGGTGGTGGAGATGATCGAGAAGATGGGGGTGCGGGTCTCGGCGCGCGGATCCGGGGCCTCGTCGCTGGTCAATTACCTGTTGCGGATCTCCAACGTGGACCCCATGCAGCATGAGCTGATCTTCGAACGCTTCCTCTCCAACGACCGCTCGACCCTGCCGGACATCGATATCGATGTGGAATCGGCCCGCCGTCACGACGTCTACCATGCGATGTTTGAGCGTTTCGGGGCTGAACGCACCACGCTCATGAGCATGCAGAACGGTTACCGCGCGCGAGGAGCGGTGCGTGACGCCGGGATGGCGCTCGGCATGGAACCGGGGCAGGTGGATACGATCGCCAAGCAACTGTGGCGGTTCTCGGCGTCGAGCTTCCGTGAGGCCATGGACCGGATGCCGGAGTTGCGCGGTTTCGCGGAGCAGGTCGAATCAGGCCGGGCCGCCGGACAGGAGCAATTGGATCTGCTGGTGGACCTCACCGAGCGACTGGACCGGCTGCCGCGGCACATCGCCATGCACCCGTGCGGGGTGATCCTCGGAGACGCCACCCTGCTGGACCGGACGCCGCTGCAGCCCTCCGGGATCGACCTGCCGATGAGTCAGTTCGATAAGCACGATATGGATCCCATGGGCATGCTCAAGCTCGACGTGCTCGGTGTGAGGATGCAGTCGACCATCGCCTACACGCTGGCCGAGATCGAGCGGACCACGGGGAGGACGGTGGACCTCGAGCAGGTGCCTTTCGATGACGAGTCGACCTTCGAACTGATCCGGACCACGCACACCCTGGGCATCTTCCAGATCGAGTCACCGGGACAACGTGAGTTGATAGGGAAGATGGCGCCCGTGGAATTCAACGACCTGACCATCGACATCTCGCTGTTCCGGCCCGGACCCATGCAGTCGGACATGGTGCGGCCCTTCCTCGAGCAGCGCCACGGTTTCTCTCAGGCGCGGTATCCCCACCCGGACCTGGAACCCGTGCTGGCCGAGACCCACGGCGTGACGGTGTTCCACGAACAGGTGCTGCGGACCTTTCACACCATGACGGACTGCGGGCTCGCGAAGGCCGATGAGTTCCGCCGTCAGATCGGCGGGCCACAGGAGCACGTGGTGGAGGAGTTCTTCCGGTCGACGGCACTGGCGAAGGGCTATCCACCGAAGGTCGTCGACGAGGTCTGGGGGACCCTGCATGCCTTCGGCTCCTTCGGCTTCTGCAAGGCCCACGGTGCCGCGTTCGCCGTTCCCACCTACCACTCGGCGTGGCTCAAGACCCACCACCCCGAGGCGTTCCTGGCCGGGATCTTCGAACACGATCCCGGTATGTACCCCCGCCGACTGATGATCGCCGAGGCCCGCCGCATGGGCATCCCGGTGCTGCCCGTGGACATCAATGCCTCCACCGATCGGTTCAAGCTCGAGTGGGTGCCCAGCCACCCGGAGATTCCCGACGCCGGCGCCGCGCCCTTCTCGGAGAACGCGCCGGCCGCTGGGAGCCAGCCGGCCGGCGTCGGGCCGGGGAACACCGCCGCGGGGCGCTGGGGGATCCGGCTCGCACTGAACGCGTTGTCCGGGCTGAGCGAGACGGAGATCAAGAGGATCGTGGCGGGGCAGCCCTATGCCTCGCTGGCCGATGTGCGGGACCGGGCCCGTCCGACCCGGAGGAACCTCGAGCGACTGGCCCAACTCGGTGCACTGGATTGCCTCCTTCCGCCGGGCGGGGCGTCACGCACGGACCTGGTGCACCATCTGGAACTGCAGCATGGCGGGCAGGCGGAAGGGCTGTCGGGGCGGAGGAAGCGGTCCGGGGAGCGCCAGGTCGACGGTCAGCTCTCCCTGGAGCTGCCCGATACCGAGGCTGCGGCGATCGTGCCGATGTTCCCGGAGCCCAGTCGGGACCAACGGGTGCGGACCGAGCTTGATCTGACCGCCATGGATACGACCGCCCACTTGATGGAGTCGCACCGGCCGTACCTGGAGGCGCTCGGGGTGACGGCGGCGGAAGACCTGCTCGGATTGCGGTCACAATCGCGGGTGCTGGTGGCCGGGGTGCGGGTGGCGACGCAGACCCCGCCCATGCGCAGCGGCAAACGCGTGGTGTTCATCTCCGTGGACGATGGGACGGGCTGTGTGGACGCATCGTTCTTCACAGAAGCCCAGCATGAGACCGGTGAGATGCTGTTCTCTGCCCGGTTGATGCTGATCGAGGGCACGACGCGTCGGACCGGCCCCAAGGCCATCAGCCTGCAGGCCATTCGTGCCTGGGACCTGCACCGGCCCGACGCCCTGCCCGATCCGGATTATCTGGACGGCACGCGGGACGAATGGCGTGCCTGGCTGCGCCGGGACCGGAATCGGGCGAGTGCGCCACCTGCTCCGGTGCCGTGGGGTCCAGCTGCCTCGTCAGCCGCCCAACAGCAGGAGACCGGTGGCTCGCGCCAGGTGGTGGGTGCCAACGCGCGGCTTCCCGACATCCCGCACCATGACACCGGCTCCTGGCCGGTCAAGGTGCGCGGACCGGTGGGGGTTCCGGAGGGGGCCTCGGCGACAGGAGGAAACCGTTCTGCCTCCGCTGGCGCGTTTTCGCGGGCAGGTGTCAGATCCATCCATCGACCGGTCCCCGTGCCACATCCGGAGACCTGGGAGCTGTTGCCGACCCCCGGCGACATCGTCTGAGCTACCTGCCCTCCGCGGGTGTCAGGACGTGCGACGATCGGACCATGACGAGCACATTCACGGTGGTGACTCCTTCGTCGCACGCAGCCGAGAGGCTCTTCGATCTCTCCCTGAGTATCGATGAGCATCTCGGATCGATGGCCGACTCCGGCGAACAGGCCATCGATGGCGTGACCTCGGGGGGGACGTCGCCCCTCTTCGGCCGCCTGGCCGAAAGGCTGATCCTGGTGCCCTACCTCCGCCGGCTGATCCGGCAGCGCAACCGGCATCTACTAGCCGTTCTCGACGCCGCGGCAACGGCTCAACGCCAGAAGAAGTGATGCTCCATCCCACTGGGGCTCAGGACCCTCTCATGATGGAAACGGTCCTCGAAGTCCGTCGGACTGGACCACAGCCGCAGTCCTGAACCGATGTCATGGGGTGCGACGGCGATGTGCAGATCATCCACGAGGCCCGCTTCGAGGAACTCCAGCACCGTCGTGACACCACCACCGAGGCGGACATCCCTGCCTTGGGCGGCGTCCATGGCGATCTTCAGCGCCTCGGACGGGCTGGCATCGAGGAAGTGGAACGTCGTGTCGCTGAGCGAGAAGGACGGGCGCAGGTGGTGCGTCAGCACGAACACCGGGGTGCGGAACGGCGGATCATCACCCCACCAGCCCTTCCAGTCCTCGTTCGTCCAGGGGCCCCGGAACGGACTGAACTTGTGACTGCCCATGATCTCGGCGCCGATGTTGTGGGTGAAGTCGCGGACGATGTGGTCGTCCACGCCCCGGGAGCCGCCGGGATCCGTCCGATTGGGCCAGCTGTCGGTGGCCCCCGCCCACCGGGTCAGGGGGCCCGGGTCCACGTGGCCGAAGGGGCGTTCCAGGCTCTGGTCTTCCCCTGCGGCGATGCCGTCCCGCGAGACGAAGAAATTCTGGACCCTGAGTCGTTGAGGCCTGCGCCTGTGAAGCGGCTCGCCGGTGGGGGAATCTGTCGTGGAAGGCATAGGTACATCCCGGTTCTGGGCTGTGTGGTCAGCGGTCGGACGCTGGTGGTTGCCCTGAGTGTAGAAACGCACGACGCCGGATGGCCAGATCCGCGGTGCGTGCCCCTTCCTGCACAGGCAGCCGGAGGGAGGAAGACGTCCACATTCTGCGGTGGTGGTGTTTATCGTGTCCCAGCATCATGATCGAATATATGTACTAGAAGGCCGGGTCGGTGAGGACAGGTTAGACAGGGAAGGAGCACCCGAGATGGAGAAGGACGAGCTGGCAGAGTTGGACCTGCCCGAGCTGCTGGTGGCCTCCCGTCTTCTCCTGGAAGAGCTGGCGTCACGGGTGTCGGATCCTCGACTGCCGGACGCCATCGACCGCTTCCCGGACGGACCGGAACGTGATCGTTCCGAGGAGTGGGGTCTGTATGCCCATGCGGACAGGGTGCTCGACGAGAGGGCCGATGCGGACCCGAACGAGTTGCTGAGTGGCACGTCCCTGAACGATGAGTCTCTGAGCGGCGATTCCCTGAACGACGAGACCCTGGGCGCACCGGCGGAAGCTGTGCCGGCGGGATGTCTGCCTGTCGTGTTGTCCCGAGTCGAGGAGCTCGGCCGATGGGTGGACGCGGCTCGAACGGGATTGGCGGGACATGTGGACCACGTCTTCGAGGAGCATGTGACCCGTCGCGGCCTGTTGGGGATCCCGGAGGGTAAGTGTGCCTACCGCAACGGGGCGGACTACTTGCAACAGGTCCTGCGCATCCCCCGTCATGAGGCGAAGAAACGTGTCCGACGCGCTGCCTGTGTCATGCCGCAGTTGTCCCAGGACCGAGTCCAGGTGATTCCACCTGAAATGACCGCACTGGCCGGCACTGTGACCTCTGCTCAAGCCGACCTCGTCGCGGTGGACACGGTGGCGGATGCCCTCACATCTGCACGTGCCGACGCGGGCCGGGCCGGAGCGCCGAAGGACCACATCGACCTCTTGATCGCTGAGGGGGAACGGGTGCTGGCGGCCCAGGCGCAGGAGATGGATCCGGACGCCGTACGGAAGGTGTGCGCGTAC comes from Citricoccus muralis and encodes:
- a CDS encoding DNA polymerase III subunit alpha encodes the protein MGAAPGFPHLHVASAFSSHYGVSWPAELAAAAAADGAEVLACTDRDGLYGTAKHVSACLEQGLAPVIGVDLAVAWGKQRANPAGRVVVLARGGTQGTGYRALVRLISAAHAHTTGGSAGGTPYVTMAELAEWSAGRHHGAPPELFVLLGPGSDVGRLMAARKYTAGRALLRQWKAALPAGSLRVEVVCHLSAPGEKLSAAHAVKMLRAARETKVPAVLTNAVRYATPDGAATADVLDAARALSSLEALTDLQPNGQGWLKPAGSMHQIALEICEAAGSGTEGRAGGSAEGVTALLDDTHALADACRMDPGPDLGWRRPTVPEASVIGITGDPVNELWNRTLGGVSDRFPGLYTGTRFASSAAGQDLEKRLEHELGIINRLGFASYFLTVAEVVEMIEKMGVRVSARGSGASSLVNYLLRISNVDPMQHELIFERFLSNDRSTLPDIDIDVESARRHDVYHAMFERFGAERTTLMSMQNGYRARGAVRDAGMALGMEPGQVDTIAKQLWRFSASSFREAMDRMPELRGFAEQVESGRAAGQEQLDLLVDLTERLDRLPRHIAMHPCGVILGDATLLDRTPLQPSGIDLPMSQFDKHDMDPMGMLKLDVLGVRMQSTIAYTLAEIERTTGRTVDLEQVPFDDESTFELIRTTHTLGIFQIESPGQRELIGKMAPVEFNDLTIDISLFRPGPMQSDMVRPFLEQRHGFSQARYPHPDLEPVLAETHGVTVFHEQVLRTFHTMTDCGLAKADEFRRQIGGPQEHVVEEFFRSTALAKGYPPKVVDEVWGTLHAFGSFGFCKAHGAAFAVPTYHSAWLKTHHPEAFLAGIFEHDPGMYPRRLMIAEARRMGIPVLPVDINASTDRFKLEWVPSHPEIPDAGAAPFSENAPAAGSQPAGVGPGNTAAGRWGIRLALNALSGLSETEIKRIVAGQPYASLADVRDRARPTRRNLERLAQLGALDCLLPPGGASRTDLVHHLELQHGGQAEGLSGRRKRSGERQVDGQLSLELPDTEAAAIVPMFPEPSRDQRVRTELDLTAMDTTAHLMESHRPYLEALGVTAAEDLLGLRSQSRVLVAGVRVATQTPPMRSGKRVVFISVDDGTGCVDASFFTEAQHETGEMLFSARLMLIEGTTRRTGPKAISLQAIRAWDLHRPDALPDPDYLDGTRDEWRAWLRRDRNRASAPPAPVPWGPAASSAAQQQETGGSRQVVGANARLPDIPHHDTGSWPVKVRGPVGVPEGASATGGNRSASAGAFSRAGVRSIHRPVPVPHPETWELLPTPGDIV
- a CDS encoding dihydrofolate reductase family protein, with product MPSTTDSPTGEPLHRRRPQRLRVQNFFVSRDGIAAGEDQSLERPFGHVDPGPLTRWAGATDSWPNRTDPGGSRGVDDHIVRDFTHNIGAEIMGSHKFSPFRGPWTNEDWKGWWGDDPPFRTPVFVLTHHLRPSFSLSDTTFHFLDASPSEALKIAMDAAQGRDVRLGGGVTTVLEFLEAGLVDDLHIAVAPHDIGSGLRLWSSPTDFEDRFHHERVLSPSGMEHHFFWR